The Gammaproteobacteria bacterium genome window below encodes:
- a CDS encoding response regulator: MRTSSSPVPVVYVVDDDPDICASLCLLLEAEGHIVRTFDSAVSFLETYDDGWTGCLVLDVRMPGMSGLELQHELRRRGMVMPIIFLTGHGDVPMASRAFRSGALDFIEKPFRDDALLERIDDALERDAAERMAREVASRERKCYERLTPREREVFALVVAGNSNKEIARLLGISHRTIDVHRARVMEKLGAHTLPDLVIKAAKCGIR; this comes from the coding sequence ATGAGAACATCAAGTTCCCCCGTACCGGTCGTGTATGTCGTCGATGACGACCCGGACATATGTGCCTCGCTTTGCCTGTTGCTGGAGGCCGAGGGCCATATCGTACGTACCTTCGACTCGGCGGTCTCCTTTCTCGAGACATACGATGACGGCTGGACCGGGTGTCTGGTGCTGGACGTGCGCATGCCCGGCATGAGCGGTCTGGAACTGCAGCACGAGTTGCGCCGGCGGGGTATGGTGATGCCCATCATTTTCCTGACTGGGCACGGCGACGTGCCGATGGCCTCGAGGGCCTTTCGCTCGGGGGCGCTGGATTTTATCGAGAAGCCGTTCAGGGACGATGCCCTGCTCGAGCGCATCGACGATGCCCTGGAGCGCGACGCGGCGGAACGGATGGCGCGCGAGGTCGCATCGCGGGAACGCAAGTGCTACGAACGGTTGACCCCGCGGGAGAGAGAGGTCTTCGCGCTGGTCGTGGCAGGTAACTCGAACAAGGAAATCGCTCGTCTGCTCGGGATCAGCCACCGGACGATCGACGTCCACAGGGCCCGCGTGATGGAAAAGCTCGGAGCGCATACGCTCCCCGATCTCGTCATCAAGGCGGCGAAGTGCGGGATACGGTAG